A stretch of the Verrucomicrobiia bacterium genome encodes the following:
- a CDS encoding response regulator, whose amino-acid sequence MPSTHQPGLAHRIPPKRILVVEDDPVAAHTIRTILAVDGHTVEVAQDGEQALVRFSAGDYDLVITDFKLAEMDGMELAAAIRQHSPAKPIILITAYTEAIKGGLGKVSNVDLVLRKPFSVAELQAALGKVFPSS is encoded by the coding sequence ATGCCATCAACCCATCAACCGGGCCTCGCCCACAGGATTCCACCCAAACGGATTTTGGTCGTGGAGGACGATCCGGTGGCTGCTCACACGATCCGAACAATCTTGGCCGTGGATGGTCACACGGTGGAAGTTGCTCAAGATGGCGAACAGGCCTTGGTCCGGTTTAGCGCTGGCGACTACGACTTGGTTATCACCGACTTTAAATTGGCTGAAATGGACGGGATGGAATTGGCCGCAGCTATCCGGCAGCATTCCCCGGCAAAACCCATCATTTTGATAACTGCTTACACAGAGGCGATTAAGGGCGGCTTGGGGAAAGTCTCGAATGTTGATCTTGTGCTGAGAAAGCCCTTTTCAGTAGCGGAGTTGCAAGCGGCGCTGGGCAAGGTTTTCCCGTCCAGTTAA
- a CDS encoding HEAT repeat domain-containing protein, whose amino-acid sequence MIRRAIRILLGVAIGVALVAGGIWVLIQTIGEKQDVYQGKSLYYWSGQIQSQNPAVTKQATLVLTREIIPRLTKTMFEDTNDSRLRLALVENLNGLPGVNIFFREADGRRAGAAAGFGEFGPPAEAAVPALLQALQGRDLVVRGPAAVSLGKIHAKPEVVIPLLITYLEEDGLRESAAEALGEFGSLSKAAIPKLLLLFKVPDKDLHHAVGEAINKIDPDALAPSLPGPPFSR is encoded by the coding sequence GTGATACGGCGAGCTATTCGGATTCTGCTCGGCGTGGCAATCGGAGTGGCACTGGTGGCGGGCGGGATTTGGGTTCTGATTCAAACCATCGGAGAGAAGCAGGACGTTTATCAGGGAAAATCGCTCTATTACTGGAGCGGACAAATACAGAGCCAAAACCCGGCCGTCACAAAACAAGCCACATTGGTCTTAACCCGCGAGATCATTCCCCGACTGACCAAGACCATGTTCGAGGACACGAACGATTCGAGATTAAGGCTGGCGCTGGTCGAGAATCTGAATGGGTTGCCTGGCGTGAACATCTTTTTTCGAGAAGCTGATGGCCGTCGGGCCGGGGCGGCGGCTGGGTTTGGAGAATTTGGACCGCCTGCTGAGGCAGCCGTTCCGGCCCTGCTTCAGGCGCTCCAAGGGCGCGACCTGGTCGTGCGGGGACCAGCGGCGGTCTCGTTGGGCAAGATTCACGCCAAGCCGGAAGTCGTCATTCCCTTGCTGATCACATATCTTGAGGAGGATGGCCTCAGAGAGTCGGCGGCAGAAGCCCTGGGTGAATTTGGGAGTCTTTCAAAGGCAGCCATTCCAAAACTCCTTTTGTTATTCAAGGTTCCAGATAAGGACCTGCACCATGCTGTGGGTGAGGCGATTAATAAGATAGACCCTGATGCGCTTGCGCCTTCGCTGCCAGGTCCCCCTTTCAGCAGATAA